CGAACTGTGCGCCTGGGCCTGCCCCGCCGACGCGATCTACGTGGAGGGCGCGGACAACACCGAGGAGGAGCGCTACTCCCCGGGCGAGCGCTACGGCCGCGTCTACCAGATCAACTACGCCCGCTGCATCCTGTGCGGGCTGTGCGTCGAGGCGTGCCCGACCCGGGCGCTGACCATGACGAACGAGTTCGAACTGGCCGACTCCAGCCGCGAGGCGCTCATCTACACCAAGGAGCAGCTCCTCGCCGGGCTGACGGAGGGCATGGTCGAGGCCCCGCACTCCATCTTCCCGGGCACCGACGACCAGGACTACTACCGCGGGCTGGTCACGGAGGCCGCTCCGGGCACGGTCCGCCAGGTCGCCGTCTCCAAGGGCGAGGTCCCCGAGGGCGAGAGCGCCGACGGGAACGCCACCGAGGAGGTCGGCGCGTGAACGCCATGGCCGCCGCCTCCACGCTCACCTCCACCGGTGAGGCCGTGCAGTTCTGGGTGCTCGGCACCGTCGCCGTGATCGGCGCGCTCTGCACGATCCTGATGAAGAAGGCCGTGCACAGTGCGCTGTGCCTGGCCGGGACGATGATCATCCTGGCGGTCTTCTACCTCGCCAACGGGGCGTACTTCCTGGGCGTCGTCCAGGTCATCGTCTACACCGGCGCGATCATGATGCTCTTCCTCTTCGTGGTCATGCTCGTCGGCGTCACCGCCGCGGACTCGCTGAAGGAGACCATCAAGGGCCAGCGCTGGCTGGCGCTGCTGTGCGGCCTCGGCTTCGGCATCCTGCTGATCGCCGGGCTCCGCAACGCCTCCCTGACCCACTTCAACGGACTGGGCAAGGTCAACTCCGCGGGCCACGTCGAGGGCCTGGCCACGCTGATCTTCACCAAGTACGTGTTCGCCTTCGAGATCACCGGCGCGCTGCTCATCACCGCGGCCGTCGGCGCGATGGTGCTCACCCACCGCGAGCGCACCGAACGCGCCGCGACCCAGCGCGAACTCGCCGAGAAGCGCGTGCGCGAGGGCGTCCAGCTCCCGCCGCTGCCCGCCCCCGGCGTCTACGCCCGGCA
This is a stretch of genomic DNA from Streptomyces sp. NBC_00536. It encodes these proteins:
- the nuoI gene encoding NADH-quinone oxidoreductase subunit NuoI, with translation MSDTDENEKWQNPVAGFGVTFKAMFKKRLTEQYPEQHKTTAPRFHGRHQLNRHPDGLEKCIGCELCAWACPADAIYVEGADNTEEERYSPGERYGRVYQINYARCILCGLCVEACPTRALTMTNEFELADSSREALIYTKEQLLAGLTEGMVEAPHSIFPGTDDQDYYRGLVTEAAPGTVRQVAVSKGEVPEGESADGNATEEVGA
- a CDS encoding NADH-quinone oxidoreductase subunit J; its protein translation is MAAASTLTSTGEAVQFWVLGTVAVIGALCTILMKKAVHSALCLAGTMIILAVFYLANGAYFLGVVQVIVYTGAIMMLFLFVVMLVGVTAADSLKETIKGQRWLALLCGLGFGILLIAGLRNASLTHFNGLGKVNSAGHVEGLATLIFTKYVFAFEITGALLITAAVGAMVLTHRERTERAATQRELAEKRVREGVQLPPLPAPGVYARHNAVDVAGLLPDGTPSELTVNKTLRSRGQIRDVSGKALEDLKALEQASSERLGREPDQLGRESGRLGREEASK